Proteins co-encoded in one Metabacillus sp. KUDC1714 genomic window:
- the rho gene encoding transcription termination factor Rho, whose protein sequence is MNQVSISSLEHMKLKELYELARHYKVSYYSKLTKKELIFAILKANAEQEDLLFMEGVLEIIQSEGFGFLRPINYSPSSEDIYISASQIRRFDLRNGDKVSGKVRPPKENERYYGLLHVEAVNGEDPETAKERVHFPALTPLYPDRQIYLETKPNYLSTRIMDLIAPVGFGQRGLIVAPPKAGKTMLLKEIANSVTTNNPEAELIVLLIDERPEEVTDIERSVAGDVVSSTFDEVPENHIKVAELVLERAMRLVEHKKDVIILMDSITRLARAYNLVIPPSGRTLSGGIDPAAFHRPKRFFGAARNIEEGGSLTILATALVDTGSRMDDVIYEEFKGTGNMELHLDRSLAEKRIFPAIDIRRSGTRKEELLVPKDHLDKLWAIRKSMTDSPDFVEKFLRKLRQTKSNEEFFSNLDVEMKSARKVTK, encoded by the coding sequence ATGAATCAAGTTTCAATTTCTTCATTAGAACATATGAAACTGAAAGAATTATATGAGCTTGCCCGTCATTATAAAGTTTCCTATTACAGCAAGCTGACGAAAAAAGAATTAATTTTTGCTATATTAAAAGCAAATGCTGAACAAGAGGATTTATTATTTATGGAAGGTGTCTTAGAAATCATCCAGTCTGAAGGCTTTGGCTTCTTAAGACCAATTAACTATTCACCAAGCTCAGAAGATATTTATATTTCAGCTTCCCAAATTAGGCGTTTTGATTTGCGAAATGGGGACAAAGTATCTGGTAAGGTTCGTCCTCCAAAAGAAAATGAACGCTATTACGGTTTGCTTCATGTAGAAGCGGTTAACGGCGAAGATCCAGAGACGGCAAAGGAACGTGTTCACTTCCCAGCATTAACTCCTCTCTATCCAGATAGACAAATTTACCTAGAAACAAAACCAAATTATTTATCCACAAGAATTATGGACCTAATCGCACCAGTTGGTTTTGGTCAACGTGGATTGATTGTTGCCCCTCCTAAGGCAGGGAAGACAATGCTGTTAAAAGAAATTGCGAACAGTGTTACAACGAACAATCCTGAAGCTGAACTAATCGTTTTATTAATCGATGAGAGACCTGAAGAAGTAACTGATATTGAACGTTCTGTAGCTGGAGACGTGGTTAGCTCGACGTTTGATGAAGTTCCAGAAAATCATATTAAAGTAGCAGAGCTAGTGCTTGAGCGAGCGATGCGTCTTGTTGAACATAAAAAGGATGTAATTATTTTAATGGATAGCATTACACGTTTAGCACGTGCATACAATCTGGTCATTCCTCCAAGTGGTCGAACATTATCTGGTGGTATTGATCCAGCTGCTTTCCATCGCCCTAAACGTTTCTTTGGTGCAGCACGTAACATTGAAGAGGGTGGAAGCTTAACAATCCTTGCAACAGCGCTAGTCGATACAGGTTCTCGTATGGATGACGTTATTTATGAGGAATTCAAAGGAACTGGTAACATGGAGCTTCATTTAGACCGCTCACTTGCAGAAAAGCGTATCTTCCCAGCAATCGATATCCGTCGTTCTGGTACAAGAAAAGAAGAGCTGCTTGTTCCAAAAGATCATCTTGATAAATTATGGGCAATTCGCAAGTCAATGACAGATTCTCCAGACTTTGTTGAAAAGTTCCTAAGAAAGCTTCGTCAAACAAAATCAAACGAAGAATTCTTTAGTAATTTAGATGTTGAAATGAAATCAGCTAGGAAAGTAACTAAGTAG